One Cytophagia bacterium CHB2 DNA segment encodes these proteins:
- a CDS encoding T9SS type A sorting domain-containing protein has product MKKLLVCLGIGLIFLTGQTAFAQGSRIRYNNQDLFLSGANLAWLNFAGDIGRGDTDLNSFADILLQMHDHGGNALRWWLHTNGAVSPQFDNAGLVIGPGNGAIQDLKNVLDLAWEREIGLKLCLWSFDMLRASNNATVLNRNMLMLTDTTYTRAYINNSLIPMVDSLKGHPAIIAWEIFNEPEGMSNEFGWADIRHVPMSNIQRFINLCAGAIHRTDTTAQVTSGAWSFHALTDVPTTSFAKIGAELAQLSLAEKAQMEARFAQKYGISLSVEEIVRHLQRAASQANYNYYSDSRLIAEGGDVDGTLDFYSVHYYDWAGTALSPFHHPATRWELDKPLLVAEFAMQNTFGVLKGDLFKTLFNTGYAGALPWSWTDVNFSSHADMLAGMQYLWDNFRPAVDVNGIGGDWPLVTITSPASDTEFPDGADVTIAAEASDNDGAVVLVEFFASDTLKIGELYAAPYTITWSNIPPNVYTLMAVATDDQGHQRKSNRVTIKVGSPPMTRLEAEAAVFSGTPNVIVDPSASNRACLRMQQTGTITWQLPEVPAAGTYEIVFGYRLPYDTPKTQYLNINGVRVTSIVFDGSLNTWLEKKLNVNLAQGRNTVQIELFWGWMDIDYLSVPSNLVTSVASHAGPPVDFSLQQNFPNPFNPATAIRYSLAKPEHVKLAVYDLQGRQINILIDQKQNAGLYEISFDGRRLASGLYVYRLHAGAFVEEKRMMLVK; this is encoded by the coding sequence ATGAAAAAACTTCTCGTGTGCCTGGGGATTGGTTTGATCTTTTTGACGGGACAAACAGCCTTTGCCCAGGGCAGCCGCATTCGATACAACAATCAAGACTTGTTTTTGAGCGGCGCGAATTTGGCGTGGCTGAATTTTGCGGGAGACATTGGCCGCGGCGACACGGATTTAAATTCGTTTGCAGATATTCTGCTGCAAATGCACGATCATGGCGGCAATGCGCTGCGCTGGTGGCTGCACACCAACGGCGCGGTTTCCCCGCAATTCGACAATGCCGGCTTGGTGATTGGGCCCGGCAACGGCGCGATTCAGGATCTCAAAAACGTTTTGGATCTTGCCTGGGAACGAGAGATTGGATTGAAGCTGTGCCTTTGGTCTTTTGATATGCTGCGCGCCTCGAACAACGCCACCGTGCTTAATCGCAACATGCTGATGTTGACGGATACAACGTACACGCGGGCCTATATCAACAACTCTCTCATTCCGATGGTGGACTCGCTCAAAGGCCATCCCGCCATTATCGCATGGGAAATCTTCAATGAGCCGGAAGGCATGAGTAATGAATTCGGCTGGGCGGATATCCGGCACGTGCCGATGTCGAACATTCAACGCTTCATCAATCTGTGCGCCGGCGCCATTCACCGCACTGATACCACCGCGCAAGTCACCAGCGGCGCGTGGAGTTTTCATGCCCTCACCGATGTGCCGACCACTTCATTTGCAAAAATCGGCGCAGAGTTGGCGCAATTGAGCCTGGCGGAAAAAGCGCAAATGGAAGCGCGCTTCGCACAAAAATACGGCATAAGCCTGTCTGTCGAAGAGATTGTTCGTCACCTGCAACGCGCAGCGAGTCAAGCCAATTACAATTATTATTCGGATAGCCGCTTGATCGCGGAGGGCGGGGATGTTGACGGCACGCTCGATTTTTATTCCGTGCATTATTACGACTGGGCCGGCACTGCGCTCTCCCCTTTTCATCATCCGGCAACGCGCTGGGAGCTGGACAAACCACTGTTGGTGGCGGAATTCGCCATGCAAAACACCTTCGGCGTGTTGAAAGGCGATTTATTCAAAACGCTGTTCAACACCGGTTATGCGGGCGCCTTGCCCTGGTCGTGGACGGATGTAAATTTCTCTTCGCATGCCGACATGCTGGCGGGCATGCAGTATTTGTGGGATAATTTTCGTCCTGCCGTGGATGTTAATGGCATCGGCGGAGACTGGCCGCTCGTCACCATCACGAGTCCAGCTAGCGATACCGAATTTCCAGATGGCGCTGACGTCACGATCGCAGCGGAGGCCTCGGATAATGATGGCGCCGTCGTTCTGGTTGAATTTTTCGCCTCGGATACGCTCAAAATTGGCGAGTTGTACGCCGCGCCGTACACAATCACCTGGAGCAACATTCCGCCCAATGTTTACACGCTCATGGCCGTTGCGACCGACGATCAGGGCCATCAACGAAAATCCAATCGCGTGACGATCAAAGTTGGTTCGCCGCCCATGACCCGGCTCGAAGCAGAAGCAGCGGTCTTCTCCGGCACGCCAAATGTGATCGTCGATCCCTCGGCGAGCAATCGCGCGTGTTTGCGCATGCAGCAAACCGGCACGATTACCTGGCAACTGCCCGAGGTGCCTGCCGCCGGAACTTATGAAATTGTGTTCGGCTATCGCCTGCCTTATGACACTCCGAAAACGCAATATCTCAACATCAATGGCGTGCGCGTCACAAGCATCGTATTCGACGGCAGTTTGAATACCTGGCTGGAGAAAAAACTGAACGTCAATTTGGCGCAAGGCCGCAACACGGTTCAGATCGAATTGTTCTGGGGTTGGATGGATATTGACTACTTGAGTGTTCCCAGCAACCTTGTCACTTCGGTGGCAAGTCACGCCGGGCCGCCGGTCGACTTTTCGTTGCAGCAAAATTTCCCCAATCCGTTTAATCCTGCCACAGCGATTCGCTATTCCCTGGCCAAACCCGAACATGTCAAGCTGGCGGTTTACGATCTGCAAGGCCGGCAAATCAATATTCTGATTGACCAAAAACAGAACGCCGGATTGTATGAGATTTCATTTGACGGCAGAAGGCTTGCCAGCGGTTTGTATGTTTACCGTTTGCACGCCGGCGCGTTTGTTGAGGAAAAGCGTATGATGTTGGTCAAATAA